Proteins encoded by one window of Hyphomicrobium nitrativorans NL23:
- a CDS encoding response regulator has product MAVRFLIVDDHPLFRDALAVAIQSAYPEAEIVEASSISAAREVLQSGEPFDLLLLDLSMPGTRGFDGLIELRAARPKQPILVVSAHEDPRIIHEAMTCGAAGYISKSVKKADLSEAIQDVMAGLVVLPKGYEPPTADAPSRDTDLAARVASLTRQQLRVLQMVRQGKLNKQIAHELGVGETTVKAHVSEIMRKLNVVSRTQAVIEVARLDYDAILATAVARDDKDGARS; this is encoded by the coding sequence ATGGCGGTCAGATTTTTGATCGTCGACGATCATCCCCTGTTTCGCGATGCCCTCGCCGTCGCGATCCAATCGGCCTATCCGGAGGCCGAGATCGTCGAAGCCTCCTCCATCTCCGCCGCCCGCGAGGTGCTCCAAAGCGGAGAACCTTTCGATCTCCTGCTGCTCGATCTCTCGATGCCGGGCACGCGCGGCTTCGATGGCCTGATCGAGTTGCGCGCCGCGCGCCCGAAGCAGCCGATCCTCGTGGTCTCCGCCCATGAAGACCCACGCATCATCCATGAGGCGATGACGTGCGGCGCGGCAGGCTACATCTCGAAGTCGGTCAAGAAGGCCGACCTTTCGGAAGCGATCCAGGACGTGATGGCCGGGCTCGTCGTGCTACCCAAGGGCTATGAGCCTCCGACCGCCGATGCGCCTTCCCGCGACACCGATCTCGCAGCCCGCGTTGCCTCCCTCACCCGCCAGCAACTGCGCGTGTTACAGATGGTGCGCCAGGGCAAGCTCAACAAACAGATCGCGCACGAGCTTGGCGTCGGCGAAACGACGGTCAAGGCGCACGTCTCAGAGATCATGCGCAAGCTCAACGTGGTCTCCCGCACGCAGGCGGTGATTGAAGTTGCCCGCCTCGATTATGATGCCATCCTGGCAACGGCGGTCGCCCGCGACGACAAGGATGGCGCGCGCTCCTAG
- the ubiE gene encoding bifunctional demethylmenaquinone methyltransferase/2-methoxy-6-polyprenyl-1,4-benzoquinol methylase UbiE, with translation MSNEPNSPPHTGTANTFGFRTVPETERQGLVNAVFSSVASRYDLMNDLMSGGLHRLWKADFVSMIGAPKTGRAFQLLDVAGGTGDIAIRYAEASGPNATAVLCDISPEMLAEGQTKVAAKGLDHRIRLTQGNAEALPFPNGTFDAYTIAFGIRNVTHIEQALAEAHRILKIGGRFLCLEFSECQVPLLDRLYDFHSFEIIPRLGAMTAGSAEPYRYLVESIRRFPNQDAFADMIRGAGFERVSVRNLTGGIAAIHSGWKI, from the coding sequence ATGTCGAACGAACCCAATTCGCCCCCGCACACCGGCACCGCCAACACATTCGGGTTCCGCACCGTCCCCGAAACCGAGCGGCAAGGCCTCGTCAACGCCGTCTTTTCGTCGGTGGCGTCGCGCTACGATCTGATGAACGACCTGATGTCGGGCGGCCTGCATCGGCTTTGGAAGGCCGACTTCGTGAGCATGATCGGCGCGCCGAAGACCGGGCGCGCCTTCCAGCTTTTGGACGTGGCAGGCGGCACCGGCGACATCGCCATTCGCTATGCCGAAGCCTCCGGCCCCAACGCCACGGCCGTGCTGTGCGACATCAGCCCCGAGATGCTGGCGGAAGGACAAACGAAGGTTGCGGCCAAAGGCCTCGATCATCGCATCCGCCTTACGCAGGGCAACGCCGAAGCGCTTCCCTTTCCGAACGGCACCTTCGACGCCTATACGATCGCGTTCGGTATTCGAAACGTCACGCACATCGAGCAGGCGCTTGCCGAAGCCCACCGCATCCTGAAGATCGGGGGCCGTTTTCTGTGCCTCGAATTCTCCGAGTGTCAGGTGCCGCTGCTCGACCGGCTCTACGACTTCCACTCGTTCGAAATCATCCCGCGCCTCGGCGCGATGACCGCAGGCTCGGCCGAGCCCTACCGCTATCTCGTCGAAAGCATCCGCCGCTTCCCGAACCAGGACGCGTTCGCGGACATGATCCGTGGCGCAGGCTTCGAGCGCGTCTCCGTGCGCAATCTCACGGGCGGCATCGCGGCGATCCACTCCGGCTGGAAAATTTGA
- a CDS encoding zinc ABC transporter substrate-binding protein has protein sequence MIVTPPNSETRLARASRTATALALLVGTLLSGTAAIADELKVTATIKPIHALVAQVMEGVGAPSLLVRGAASPHTYALKPSDARALHQADVFFRVSETVEPFTSKIVEALPESVRVVTLADSPGIELLPIRRGETFEAHDHDHSHGADHKHDHHDHGKKKHGGHDHKHGHGHKHDHDHDHKAADHAHHDHDHDHAEPHAHAAHEIDGHVWLDPQNARKMLTEIARALSEAAPDHADTFRANANRAAAALDTLEAEIARDLAPVKGKPYVVFHDAYQYFERRFDLAPVGSITLSPEVRPSAKRLTEIRQRLGALEASCVFAEPQFQPRLVEAVIEGTTARAGTLDPEGALLEPGPAAYETLLRNLTSGLKACLAPQS, from the coding sequence GTGATCGTCACCCCGCCAAACTCCGAAACGAGGCTCGCTCGTGCATCCCGCACGGCAACGGCCCTCGCCCTGCTCGTCGGCACGCTCCTGAGCGGAACCGCCGCCATCGCCGATGAGCTGAAAGTGACCGCGACCATCAAACCGATCCACGCGCTTGTCGCGCAGGTCATGGAAGGCGTCGGCGCGCCAAGCCTCCTCGTCCGGGGTGCGGCCTCGCCCCACACCTACGCGCTGAAACCATCCGACGCGCGCGCGCTGCACCAGGCCGACGTCTTTTTCCGCGTGTCCGAAACCGTCGAACCCTTCACGAGCAAGATTGTCGAAGCGCTCCCAGAAAGCGTGCGCGTCGTCACGCTGGCCGACTCGCCCGGCATCGAACTCCTCCCCATCCGCCGCGGGGAAACCTTCGAGGCGCACGATCACGACCACAGCCACGGGGCCGATCACAAACATGATCATCACGATCATGGAAAGAAGAAGCACGGCGGTCATGACCATAAGCACGGTCACGGGCACAAGCACGATCATGACCACGACCATAAGGCCGCCGACCACGCTCATCACGATCATGACCATGATCACGCCGAGCCGCACGCCCACGCGGCGCACGAAATCGACGGCCACGTCTGGCTCGACCCGCAAAACGCCCGCAAGATGCTGACCGAAATCGCGCGCGCACTCTCGGAGGCCGCACCCGATCATGCCGATACGTTTCGCGCCAATGCCAACCGCGCCGCCGCCGCTTTGGATACGCTCGAAGCCGAGATCGCACGCGATTTGGCGCCCGTAAAAGGCAAGCCCTACGTTGTCTTCCACGACGCCTATCAATATTTCGAGCGCCGGTTCGACCTTGCGCCGGTGGGCTCGATCACACTGAGCCCCGAGGTTCGCCCGTCCGCAAAGCGCCTGACCGAGATTCGCCAGCGGCTCGGAGCGCTGGAAGCGAGTTGCGTGTTCGCGGAACCGCAGTTCCAGCCGCGTCTCGTGGAGGCGGTCATCGAAGGGACGACCGCCCGCGCGGGCACCCTGGACCCGGAAGGCGCCCTGCTGGAACCCGGCCCGGCCGCCTACGAAACGCTCCTTCGCAATCTCACGTCCGGCCTCAAGGCCTGCCTCGCCCCGCAGAGCTGA
- a CDS encoding DUF1007 family protein: MHSFWSAAAGALALGLAFLLGASPSAAHPHVWVTVETTVVYEDGRISGLRHRWVFDELYAAMAIQGLDADGDGVYSREELAELAQVNIDGLKEFQYFTYSKLGETRLAHKDPVDYYLEHKDDELALHFTLPLDQPVMADAQGFSFSVFDESFFIAFDFRENEPVKLSAGAPEGCEASIGVPENELIEFKALNDAFGGALSAGDANQGMGLGYARTVTLGCKKS; the protein is encoded by the coding sequence GTGCATTCATTCTGGTCAGCGGCGGCTGGCGCGCTGGCGCTCGGGCTGGCGTTTCTGCTCGGAGCTTCTCCCTCGGCGGCGCATCCTCACGTGTGGGTTACGGTCGAGACGACCGTCGTCTACGAGGACGGGCGTATCTCTGGCCTCCGGCACCGTTGGGTGTTCGACGAGCTTTACGCCGCCATGGCGATCCAAGGGCTCGATGCCGACGGCGACGGCGTTTACTCGCGGGAAGAGCTTGCCGAGCTTGCGCAGGTCAACATCGACGGCCTCAAGGAATTTCAATACTTCACCTATTCGAAGCTGGGCGAGACGCGGCTCGCGCACAAAGATCCGGTCGATTACTACCTTGAGCACAAGGACGACGAGCTTGCGCTGCACTTTACGCTTCCACTCGATCAGCCCGTTATGGCGGACGCCCAAGGGTTCAGCTTCTCGGTGTTCGACGAAAGCTTCTTCATCGCCTTCGACTTCAGGGAGAACGAGCCGGTGAAGCTGAGTGCGGGCGCGCCCGAAGGATGCGAGGCCAGCATTGGCGTGCCGGAAAACGAACTGATCGAGTTCAAAGCCCTCAACGATGCGTTCGGAGGCGCTCTTTCGGCAGGCGATGCAAACCAGGGCATGGGGCTCGGTTACGCGCGCACCGTTACGCTCGGCTGCAAGAAATCATGA
- a CDS encoding OmpA family protein yields MKCNPSRWLWGLIPIAMLTWGTFFRERPNVETDLTARAEDALSVAGQSWASVRLNGRDAIITGRAQKDGEAKAALDAVRAVWGIRTVQLKTDLAGAPTPSFGVGPGAEREFARGVAPKAIENAGVDAIRQADAEREALRQAQADASELKARQEAEAARVAQEEAEALRAKEAAAVELAAREAEEKARREAEAAAAQRARDMTQAALKAQRDAEAAELQAQRAAEEKAAREEAIAARDVADADAQIKAKQEADAAAARRAQRATQAALEAQREAEAGAAAVAPSQEDAEQKARLEALGREADRLRAEAEATAKRKAQEDAEQKARLEALAREADRLRAEAAAKAAADKARQEAEAAAAEETARRQAEAAAETARQEAEAAAAADKARQEAEAAAAKKAREEAERAARKTTEETKACEKRLADAAQRGVILFDWASDEIDRKSARTIGRLAEIIVSCPGSRVEVEGHTDAEGIPERNQPLSERRAQAVVDGLVAAGVPAERLTSVGYAAERPVATNDTQAGRAKNRRIEFRVFID; encoded by the coding sequence ATGAAGTGCAATCCTTCGCGGTGGCTTTGGGGTCTTATTCCGATCGCCATGCTGACCTGGGGGACGTTTTTTCGTGAGCGCCCCAACGTCGAGACCGATCTAACGGCGCGCGCCGAAGACGCGCTGAGCGTGGCTGGCCAATCCTGGGCCAGCGTGCGTCTCAACGGACGCGATGCCATTATCACAGGACGTGCCCAAAAGGACGGCGAGGCCAAGGCTGCTCTCGATGCCGTGCGCGCGGTTTGGGGTATTCGCACCGTTCAGCTCAAGACGGATCTTGCCGGCGCGCCGACCCCTTCGTTCGGCGTCGGTCCGGGTGCCGAGCGGGAGTTCGCGCGCGGGGTTGCGCCTAAGGCCATCGAAAACGCGGGCGTCGATGCGATCCGTCAAGCGGATGCCGAGCGCGAAGCCTTGCGTCAGGCGCAGGCGGACGCTTCGGAGCTGAAGGCACGCCAGGAGGCGGAGGCCGCGCGCGTTGCCCAAGAGGAAGCCGAGGCGCTGCGGGCAAAGGAGGCGGCAGCGGTCGAGCTTGCCGCTCGCGAAGCCGAGGAAAAAGCGCGCCGAGAGGCTGAAGCTGCCGCCGCGCAACGCGCGCGCGACATGACGCAGGCTGCGCTGAAAGCGCAACGCGACGCGGAAGCCGCGGAGTTGCAGGCTCAGAGAGCGGCCGAAGAGAAAGCCGCTCGCGAGGAGGCTATCGCCGCACGCGATGTGGCCGACGCCGATGCCCAGATCAAAGCCAAGCAGGAGGCCGATGCGGCCGCTGCCCGACGGGCGCAGCGAGCGACGCAGGCGGCGCTTGAGGCCCAGCGGGAAGCGGAGGCGGGTGCGGCCGCCGTAGCGCCGTCCCAAGAGGATGCCGAACAGAAGGCCCGGCTCGAAGCGCTGGGCCGAGAGGCCGATCGACTGCGTGCCGAAGCCGAGGCGACAGCGAAGCGGAAAGCCCAGGAGGATGCTGAGCAGAAGGCCCGCCTAGAGGCTCTGGCGCGGGAGGCCGATCGGCTTCGCGCGGAGGCGGCCGCAAAGGCGGCTGCCGACAAAGCCCGCCAGGAGGCGGAAGCGGCTGCTGCTGAGGAGACCGCGCGTCGGCAGGCTGAGGCTGCGGCTGAGACGGCTCGCCAAGAAGCCGAAGCCGCTGCGGCCGCCGATAAAGCGCGCCAGGAAGCTGAAGCTGCCGCCGCAAAGAAAGCGCGGGAAGAGGCCGAGCGCGCCGCCCGTAAGACGACCGAGGAAACGAAGGCCTGCGAGAAGCGTCTCGCCGATGCTGCTCAACGGGGCGTTATCCTGTTCGACTGGGCGAGTGACGAGATCGACCGCAAGAGCGCGCGCACGATTGGCCGTCTCGCGGAGATCATCGTTTCGTGTCCGGGTTCGCGCGTCGAAGTGGAGGGGCATACCGATGCCGAGGGTATCCCCGAGCGCAACCAGCCGCTCTCGGAGCGGCGTGCCCAAGCAGTTGTCGACGGTCTGGTGGCAGCAGGTGTGCCCGCCGAGCGCCTGACCTCGGTCGGTTATGCCGCGGAGCGGCCGGTCGCCACCAACGACACGCAGGCGGGCCGGGCCAAGAACCGGCGTATCGAGTTCAGGGTGTTTATTGATTGA
- a CDS encoding nickel/cobalt transporter translates to MRIQSLIGALFVCLAVSWSALAQSDTRPSPFGIPVPGQAQGQSPQTAERSVLRDAWSWLLMQQQRLNREMAAAVRQMKSGSVLDATLLLAFIGFSYGVLHAAGPGHGKAVISSYVLANHETVRRGILLSFLAAFIQALSAIAIVGLLAVALNATRVEINAAEGWIETISWAFVALIGAWLLYSQIAALVRRRSERQAVASTAHTHTHGASCCGHDHDHEHDHRHDHGHRHAHDHEHTHKSQDAHAACETCGHAHIPDPTQLRGPMSWSKALAIAFSVGIRPCTGAILILVFALSQGLLLAGVFATFAMAFGTAITVSVLAALAVGSRELAKRMAGGDGRLAGFVTSGIGIGGAALVFVLGASFFVGSLGPGGPL, encoded by the coding sequence ATGCGAATTCAGTCTCTCATCGGGGCGCTTTTCGTCTGCCTCGCCGTGTCCTGGAGTGCGCTTGCGCAGTCGGACACGCGGCCGTCGCCGTTCGGCATCCCTGTGCCGGGACAGGCGCAGGGCCAGTCGCCGCAAACGGCGGAGCGGAGCGTGTTGCGCGATGCGTGGTCTTGGCTGCTCATGCAACAGCAACGGCTCAACCGCGAGATGGCTGCCGCCGTGCGCCAGATGAAATCCGGCAGCGTGCTCGATGCGACGCTGCTGCTGGCGTTCATCGGGTTCTCTTATGGTGTGCTGCATGCGGCCGGGCCTGGGCACGGGAAGGCGGTGATCTCGTCCTATGTGCTGGCCAATCACGAGACGGTGCGGCGCGGAATTCTGCTGTCGTTCCTGGCGGCCTTCATCCAGGCGCTGTCGGCTATAGCCATCGTCGGGCTGCTGGCGGTCGCGCTCAACGCCACGCGTGTGGAGATCAACGCGGCGGAGGGTTGGATCGAGACGATCAGTTGGGCGTTCGTCGCGCTGATCGGGGCGTGGCTGCTCTACAGCCAGATCGCGGCCCTCGTGCGCCGCCGCTCCGAGCGGCAGGCTGTAGCGAGCACTGCGCATACGCATACGCACGGTGCGTCGTGCTGCGGGCACGATCACGATCACGAGCATGACCACAGACACGACCATGGGCATCGCCATGCCCACGATCACGAGCACACTCACAAATCCCAGGACGCTCACGCGGCGTGCGAGACCTGCGGACATGCCCATATCCCCGATCCCACCCAGCTCAGGGGGCCGATGTCCTGGAGTAAGGCGCTGGCGATTGCATTCTCGGTCGGGATCCGGCCTTGCACGGGCGCCATCCTGATCCTCGTTTTTGCGCTGAGCCAGGGACTGCTGCTCGCGGGCGTGTTCGCAACGTTTGCGATGGCGTTCGGCACGGCGATCACGGTGTCGGTTCTGGCGGCGCTGGCCGTCGGCTCGCGTGAACTTGCAAAGCGCATGGCCGGTGGCGACGGGCGTTTAGCGGGCTTCGTGACGTCCGGCATCGGTATCGGCGGAGCCGCGCTCGTGTTCGTGCTCGGCGCAAGCTTCTTCGTCGGCTCCCTCGGACCGGGTGGGCCGCTTTAG
- a CDS encoding L,D-transpeptidase encodes MVLSMAKVGGFVAAVVAVAALAGSPGVAHAQAGGNGGLADLLWGGEPEFGGGRQTVTFNPEYKAGQIIVSFGDRRLYLITKPGTALSYPIAIPREQSRWEGRTTVSSKRENPDWRPTPTMLKENPRLPSWVPGGHPMNPLGVRALYLGSSLYRIHGTDAPWTIGQAVSKGCIRMFNEDVLDLYPRVPTGTTVTVTWERFKTDGVQTAAAPNETRARPRGRAYQRPAARPARRTSEAPSRDRPGPRKAGFFIVPEDEANPVRPEEGMVTRYNRNVGGGAISRASQTVETSELEPVR; translated from the coding sequence ATGGTGTTGTCGATGGCGAAAGTCGGCGGGTTCGTTGCAGCGGTGGTCGCAGTGGCCGCCCTGGCGGGATCTCCTGGCGTGGCCCACGCGCAGGCCGGCGGCAACGGCGGGCTTGCGGATCTGCTCTGGGGCGGGGAGCCGGAATTTGGCGGCGGCCGGCAGACGGTCACGTTCAATCCCGAATACAAGGCCGGGCAGATCATCGTCAGCTTCGGCGATCGCCGCCTTTATCTGATCACCAAGCCGGGCACGGCGCTGAGCTATCCGATTGCGATCCCTCGCGAGCAGAGCCGCTGGGAAGGCCGCACGACGGTTTCGTCGAAGCGCGAGAACCCCGATTGGCGTCCGACCCCCACGATGCTCAAGGAAAACCCCCGGTTGCCGAGCTGGGTGCCCGGCGGGCATCCGATGAACCCGCTCGGCGTGCGCGCGCTCTATCTCGGTTCGAGCCTCTATCGCATTCACGGTACCGACGCGCCGTGGACGATCGGTCAGGCGGTTTCGAAAGGCTGCATCCGCATGTTCAATGAGGACGTGCTGGACCTTTATCCGCGCGTGCCGACCGGCACGACCGTGACGGTGACCTGGGAGCGCTTCAAGACCGACGGCGTTCAGACGGCTGCTGCGCCGAACGAGACGCGGGCTCGTCCGCGCGGTCGCGCCTACCAGCGTCCGGCGGCCCGTCCGGCCCGGAGGACGTCTGAAGCCCCGAGCCGCGACCGCCCGGGCCCGCGCAAGGCTGGCTTCTTCATCGTTCCCGAGGATGAGGCGAACCCGGTTCGTCCGGAAGAGGGCATGGTCACGCGCTACAACCGGAACGTCGGCGGCGGGGCGATCTCGCGCGCGTCGCAGACGGTCGAGACATCGGAACTTGAGCCGGTCCGCTAA
- the ggt gene encoding gamma-glutamyltransferase, with protein MRGSKGAGIAALMLALCAAPAGVLHAEHTVPRQQLEPEAHTGRTEKSVAHAKSYMISTANRHASEAGREMLAAGGSATDAAIAAQLMLGLVEPQSSGLGGGAFLLHWDETAKKLAAYDGRETAPATAQPDRFMKDGAPISWPAAAHSGLSIGTPGLVRLLEHTHRKHGKLPWAKLFDPAIRLARDGFEVSQRLYFMLRWFGADMFAPAARTYFFDSTGSPRPIGHRLRNPDYAATLQALAEQGAEAFYAGAIADAVVTAAREAPKAASDLTRDDLSNYQVVERDPLCAVYRGYRICSMGPPSSGGLAVVQTLKMVERFDLGRGPDAAANVPAMHLIAEAERLAYADRARYAADPAFVPVPVSGLLDPGYLDARSALIDPDRAMERAEPGDPPGADRAALGLDPSLDATGTSHLSVIDAEGHTVSLTTTIEGAFGSGVYAAGFLLNNQLTDFSFRPSDAEGRPIANRVEGGKRPRSTMAPIVMFDADGNLFATLGSPGGDRIILYVVKTLIGLVDWELDAQAAIDLPNFGSTGEAMQLEYGMSAVWKGLMLKSYGHKIAPDLMNSGLHAIARRTGGLEGAADPRREGVALGD; from the coding sequence ATGAGAGGTTCCAAAGGAGCGGGAATCGCCGCGCTCATGCTCGCCCTCTGCGCCGCCCCGGCAGGCGTCCTGCACGCAGAGCACACCGTCCCGCGTCAGCAGCTCGAACCGGAAGCGCACACGGGGCGGACCGAAAAATCGGTCGCCCACGCCAAGAGCTACATGATTTCGACCGCGAATCGGCACGCGTCGGAGGCCGGACGCGAAATGCTGGCGGCAGGAGGTTCGGCGACGGACGCGGCCATAGCGGCGCAACTTATGCTCGGCTTGGTGGAGCCCCAGTCGTCGGGCCTTGGCGGGGGCGCGTTCCTCCTCCATTGGGACGAGACCGCGAAGAAACTCGCAGCTTACGACGGCCGTGAAACCGCCCCGGCGACCGCGCAGCCTGATCGCTTCATGAAGGACGGCGCGCCGATCTCCTGGCCCGCCGCAGCCCACTCCGGCCTCAGCATCGGCACACCGGGCCTCGTCCGTCTGCTTGAGCACACCCATAGAAAGCACGGCAAGTTGCCATGGGCCAAGCTGTTCGATCCGGCGATCCGGCTGGCACGCGATGGGTTCGAAGTCTCCCAGCGGCTCTACTTCATGCTGCGCTGGTTCGGGGCCGACATGTTCGCGCCCGCCGCGCGCACCTATTTCTTCGATTCGACCGGAAGTCCGCGCCCCATCGGCCATCGCCTGCGGAACCCCGATTACGCAGCCACACTCCAAGCATTGGCCGAACAGGGCGCGGAGGCATTTTACGCGGGCGCGATTGCAGACGCCGTCGTCACGGCCGCGCGCGAAGCCCCAAAGGCGGCAAGCGACCTCACCCGCGATGACCTCTCAAATTACCAGGTCGTGGAACGGGACCCGCTCTGCGCCGTCTATCGCGGCTACCGCATCTGTTCCATGGGCCCGCCCTCATCGGGCGGTCTCGCCGTCGTGCAAACCCTCAAGATGGTCGAGCGCTTCGATCTCGGACGCGGACCCGACGCCGCCGCGAACGTGCCGGCGATGCATCTCATCGCGGAGGCCGAGCGGCTGGCCTACGCCGACCGCGCCCGCTATGCCGCCGACCCGGCGTTCGTCCCGGTTCCCGTTTCCGGCCTGCTCGATCCCGGCTATCTCGACGCGCGAAGCGCGCTGATCGACCCGGATCGCGCCATGGAACGCGCCGAGCCGGGCGACCCGCCGGGTGCCGACCGCGCCGCTCTGGGCCTCGATCCCTCGCTCGATGCGACGGGAACGAGCCATCTTTCCGTGATCGACGCGGAGGGCCACACCGTCTCTCTCACGACCACAATCGAAGGCGCCTTCGGCTCGGGCGTGTACGCGGCAGGCTTCCTGCTCAACAACCAGTTGACCGACTTCTCCTTCCGCCCGTCCGACGCCGAAGGCCGTCCGATCGCCAACCGCGTCGAAGGCGGAAAACGGCCGCGGTCCACCATGGCCCCCATCGTCATGTTCGACGCCGACGGAAACCTGTTCGCCACACTCGGCTCGCCGGGCGGCGACCGCATCATTCTCTACGTCGTCAAAACCCTCATCGGCCTTGTCGACTGGGAACTGGACGCACAAGCCGCAATCGACCTCCCCAATTTCGGCAGCACCGGCGAGGCGATGCAGCTCGAATACGGCATGTCGGCCGTGTGGAAGGGGCTGATGCTGAAGAGCTATGGTCACAAAATCGCGCCCGACCTGATGAACTCCGGGCTTCATGCCATCGCACGCCGCACAGGCGGCCTCGAAGGCGCCGCCGATCCACGGCGCGAGGGAGTGGCCCTTGGCGACTGA
- a CDS encoding FAD-dependent oxidoreductase → MATDEPQHAARKSARTITVIGAGIFGVWQALTLARAGHRVRLVEQSAEPFTASASRLAGVMLSPGCESEAEPRIRTLGWQGLDLWRATYPGLVNSGSLVVAAPRDHAEFARFATATAPSRTLDSKGLGALEPDLSGRFASALYFPDEAHFAPGAALRFLLDAARNAGAIVELGTHWTPSGTDRDDIVVDCRGYAAASALPDLRGVRGERLVIRTDEIRLSRPVRLLHPQHPLYVVPWPDGHFLIGATVIESEDTGPITVRSALALLGAAYTLHPAFGEAAIVETGAGLRPAFPDNMPRAEILDAGRRIVVNGAFRHGFLLAPVLATAVAEYLATEARHELLVGA, encoded by the coding sequence TTGGCGACTGACGAGCCTCAACACGCGGCGCGGAAATCCGCTCGGACAATTACGGTTATCGGAGCGGGCATTTTCGGCGTATGGCAGGCGCTCACTCTGGCACGCGCGGGCCATCGGGTGCGCCTCGTCGAGCAAAGCGCGGAGCCTTTCACCGCGAGCGCGAGCCGCCTTGCAGGCGTCATGCTTTCGCCGGGTTGCGAAAGCGAAGCCGAGCCGCGCATCCGCACGCTCGGGTGGCAGGGGCTGGACCTGTGGCGTGCCACGTATCCTGGTCTCGTGAACAGCGGCAGCCTCGTCGTTGCCGCGCCTCGCGATCACGCCGAGTTCGCGCGCTTTGCAACCGCCACGGCACCGTCCCGAACGCTTGACTCAAAAGGCTTGGGCGCACTCGAACCGGATCTCTCGGGCCGCTTCGCATCCGCGCTCTACTTCCCGGACGAAGCGCATTTCGCGCCCGGCGCGGCGCTTCGCTTTCTCCTCGATGCCGCACGAAACGCGGGGGCCATCGTCGAGCTCGGCACGCACTGGACGCCGTCCGGCACGGACCGGGACGACATCGTCGTCGACTGCCGCGGCTACGCAGCCGCAAGCGCACTGCCCGATCTGCGCGGCGTGCGCGGCGAACGCCTCGTGATCCGCACCGACGAGATCCGCCTGTCCCGCCCCGTGCGTCTCCTGCATCCCCAGCACCCGCTCTACGTCGTTCCGTGGCCGGACGGCCACTTCCTGATCGGCGCAACCGTCATCGAGAGCGAGGATACGGGCCCCATCACCGTCCGATCCGCACTCGCCCTGCTCGGCGCGGCCTACACGCTCCACCCGGCCTTCGGCGAAGCAGCCATCGTCGAGACGGGCGCCGGCCTGCGCCCGGCATTCCCCGACAACATGCCGCGCGCCGAAATCCTGGACGCGGGCCGCCGGATCGTCGTGAACGGCGCCTTCCGCCACGGCTTCCTGCTCGCGCCCGTACTCGCAACCGCGGTGGCCGAATACCTTGCAACCGAAGCCCGACACGAGTTGCTGGTCGGCGCTTGA